The following coding sequences are from one Hyalangium minutum window:
- a CDS encoding TetR/AcrR family transcriptional regulator, protein MSTRRNPHRPSVPTPPAASPPARPGPQGGARDKNRRERMKALSEAGLRLFVERGLEGVTIDDITQAAGVAKGTFYRYFEDQTALVDALLEPARRELLNGMEACGQALAVARDVEAMFDAYRAMAAVIASALLQYPDVVRLYLQECRGPAVGARVKVVEMARLISRHAVDITEKSHTYGLLRPIRPAVSGLAVVGAVERLLLAVLSGEDIGNPLELPDALTTLVLDGLRLPLEIAPGRRKMDGKPGRP, encoded by the coding sequence ATGAGCACACGCCGCAACCCGCACCGTCCGTCCGTCCCCACTCCACCTGCAGCATCGCCTCCGGCCCGGCCGGGCCCTCAGGGAGGGGCGCGGGACAAGAACCGCCGCGAGCGGATGAAGGCCCTCAGCGAGGCGGGCCTTCGCCTCTTCGTCGAGCGGGGGCTGGAGGGGGTCACCATCGATGACATCACCCAGGCAGCGGGGGTGGCCAAGGGAACGTTCTACCGGTACTTCGAGGATCAGACGGCCCTGGTGGACGCGCTGCTCGAGCCAGCGCGGCGCGAGTTGCTGAACGGGATGGAAGCGTGCGGGCAGGCGCTGGCCGTGGCGCGGGACGTGGAGGCGATGTTCGACGCGTACCGGGCGATGGCGGCGGTGATTGCCAGCGCGCTCTTGCAGTATCCGGATGTGGTGCGGCTCTACCTGCAGGAGTGCCGGGGGCCAGCCGTGGGCGCGCGCGTCAAAGTGGTGGAGATGGCGCGGCTGATCTCCCGTCACGCGGTGGACATCACCGAGAAGTCCCACACGTATGGGCTGCTGCGTCCCATCCGCCCGGCGGTGAGCGGGCTCGCGGTGGTGGGGGCGGTGGAGCGGCTGCTGCTGGCGGTGCTCAGCGGGGAGGACATCGGCAACCCGCTGGAGCTGCCGGACGCGCTCACCACGCTGGTGTTGGACGGGCTGCGGTTGCCTCTGGAGATAGCGCCGGGGCGCCGGAAGATGGACGGGAAGCCCGGGCGCCCTTAA
- a CDS encoding 6-phosphofructokinase, whose product MKVAVLTGGGDCPGLNAVIRAVVRRANEHGFEMMGLKDGWKGLLEDNHFRLTRETTSGILHRGGTILGTSRVNPFKVEGGLEKVKRAVERNGIHAVIAIGGEGTLSAATRMSQEGLRIVGVPKTIDNDLNGTDFTFGFDTAVTIATDAIDRLHSTAESHKRVIVCEVMGRHVGWIATYAGIAGGADVILVPEVPADLVAVAEHIQRRHASGRSFSIVVVAEGTRVKVAENQSEQLITSGALDEAGRPRLGGVGSIVAHEIERRTGFETRVSVLGHIQRGGVPTAHDRVLATRFGVHACDMVARGEFGKMAALRGNEIISEDLAVATKELKRVPEEFFKVAQVFFG is encoded by the coding sequence ATGAAAGTCGCCGTTCTTACCGGCGGGGGCGATTGCCCCGGCCTCAATGCGGTCATCCGAGCTGTGGTGCGCCGTGCCAACGAGCACGGCTTCGAGATGATGGGCCTGAAAGATGGGTGGAAGGGCCTGCTCGAGGACAACCACTTCCGCCTCACGCGAGAGACCACCTCCGGCATCCTCCACCGGGGTGGCACCATCCTGGGCACCTCGCGCGTCAACCCCTTCAAGGTGGAAGGCGGCCTGGAGAAGGTGAAGCGCGCGGTGGAGCGCAATGGCATCCACGCCGTCATCGCCATTGGCGGCGAGGGCACTCTGTCCGCCGCCACCCGCATGTCCCAAGAGGGCCTGCGCATCGTCGGCGTGCCGAAGACGATCGACAATGACTTGAACGGCACGGACTTCACCTTCGGCTTCGACACCGCCGTCACCATCGCCACGGACGCCATCGACCGGCTGCACTCCACCGCCGAGTCCCACAAGCGCGTCATCGTCTGCGAGGTGATGGGCCGCCACGTGGGCTGGATTGCCACCTACGCGGGCATCGCGGGCGGAGCGGACGTCATCCTCGTGCCCGAAGTCCCGGCGGACCTGGTCGCGGTGGCTGAGCACATCCAGCGGCGGCACGCCTCGGGGCGCTCGTTCTCCATCGTGGTGGTGGCCGAGGGCACCCGGGTGAAGGTGGCCGAGAACCAGAGCGAGCAGCTCATCACCTCGGGCGCGCTGGACGAGGCGGGCCGGCCGCGCCTGGGCGGCGTGGGCAGCATCGTCGCGCACGAGATTGAGCGCCGCACGGGCTTCGAGACACGCGTGTCGGTGCTGGGCCACATCCAGCGCGGCGGCGTGCCCACGGCGCATGACCGCGTGCTGGCCACGCGCTTCGGCGTCCACGCATGCGACATGGTGGCCCGCGGCGAGTTCGGGAAGATGGCGGCCCTGCGCGGCAACGAGATCATCAGCGAGGATCTGGCAGTGGCCACCAAGGAGCTCAAGCGCGTGCCCGAGGAGTTCTTCAAAGTGGCGCAGGTCTTCTTCGGATAG
- a CDS encoding phage tail sheath family protein, protein MLSSLTPGASVGEVSTGTRSIQGVGPTTAAFVGRAPLADAHLHEAVAIHGWPHFLKEFTRPDSPGTDLSRAVYGFFLNGGRRCLIVNIGDARRLTGGTRKREGLAVLEEVTEVAMVAAPGWADPASHDALLSHAEKMKDRVAILDAPEDVDDLELLTRMALLEAPGTKPGEASASLPPKGLRPRVSDQGFGAFYFPWITTVDPMSGERVNVPPCGHMAGIYARTDVSRGVHKAPANEVVYGAGDLVRHVTHEEQAELHSHGVNCIRFFPNQGIRVGGARTVAGADSEWRSLNVRRLFNFVKESISVGTGWTVVEPSDPTLWTSIRRDVGAFLLRLWRDGALQGRTPEEAFFVQCDEQAHPPESIDAGQVVAFIGLAPVKPAEFILLRIIQHPGGMEVEEVKNG, encoded by the coding sequence GTGCTGAGCTCTCTGACGCCCGGTGCTTCCGTGGGGGAGGTCTCCACGGGCACTCGCTCCATCCAAGGGGTGGGGCCGACAACGGCGGCCTTCGTGGGCCGAGCACCTCTGGCGGATGCCCACCTGCACGAGGCGGTGGCCATTCATGGCTGGCCCCACTTCCTCAAGGAGTTCACCCGCCCGGACAGCCCTGGCACGGACCTGTCCCGCGCCGTCTACGGCTTCTTCCTCAACGGTGGGCGTCGCTGCCTCATCGTCAACATTGGAGACGCCAGGCGGCTCACGGGAGGCACGCGCAAGCGCGAGGGGCTGGCGGTGCTCGAGGAGGTGACCGAGGTGGCCATGGTGGCGGCCCCCGGCTGGGCCGATCCCGCGTCCCACGACGCGCTGCTCTCGCACGCGGAGAAGATGAAGGACCGCGTCGCCATTCTGGATGCTCCCGAGGACGTGGACGACCTCGAACTGCTCACCCGGATGGCCCTGTTAGAGGCACCCGGGACGAAGCCCGGTGAGGCGTCGGCGAGCTTGCCGCCGAAGGGTCTGCGTCCGCGGGTGTCGGATCAGGGCTTCGGGGCCTTCTACTTCCCGTGGATCACCACGGTGGACCCCATGTCTGGCGAGCGGGTGAACGTGCCGCCCTGCGGGCACATGGCGGGCATCTACGCGCGGACGGATGTGTCTCGCGGTGTCCATAAGGCGCCGGCCAACGAGGTGGTGTACGGCGCGGGGGACCTCGTGCGCCACGTGACCCACGAGGAGCAGGCGGAGCTCCACTCCCACGGCGTCAACTGCATCCGCTTCTTCCCCAACCAGGGCATCCGTGTGGGGGGCGCGCGCACGGTGGCGGGCGCGGACAGCGAGTGGCGCTCTCTGAACGTGCGCCGCCTCTTCAACTTCGTGAAGGAGTCCATCTCCGTGGGCACCGGGTGGACGGTGGTCGAGCCGAGTGATCCAACGCTCTGGACGAGCATCCGCCGGGACGTGGGCGCCTTCCTGTTGCGGCTGTGGCGCGACGGCGCGCTGCAGGGCCGCACCCCGGAAGAGGCCTTCTTCGTTCAATGCGACGAGCAGGCCCACCCTCCCGAGAGCATCGACGCGGGGCAAGTGGTGGCGTTCATCGGCCTGGCGCCGGTGAAGCCCGCCGAGTTCATCCTCCTCCGCATCATTCAGCACCCAGGCGGGATGGAGGTAGAGGAGGTGAAGAATGGCTGA
- a CDS encoding sigma 54-interacting transcriptional regulator, whose product MMPEAIQSLLATLQQARYFEDAAEVVLRGMLKVVEEVLAASPYAKTGRLLRGMIYLRPDEAYRGLAVVDLSGGKTDNAGPLHASATAWRSLQEHRCAVSIDIATRTIQPHRSDAAHKVMPAPPESSEGFNSQESQQRFLGREATHVCVLPLRSWAGHLDGMVSLEASCPASMGRPFIWKDCEARLQLLSDVSAPYLTGLAPRTVKPTEVDEFLPVVGSAMGQMLPMLRMFAHGDETLLISGPTGAGKSRLARWCHQNSPRKQNPFEVLDLTTVPEELQNAEIFGWKKGAFTNAVRDTLGSVARAEGGTLFIDEIDKLSKKVQASLLYLLEERTYRPLGDDSKDRRANVRFIIGTNVDLRKAVEQGRFREDLYYRINVLPIKVPPLDERQDEIPLWAEYMVNRCFRERMPGGQARLAPEAQRRLSTSRWPGNLRQLDNIVRRSIMVAMTEQTRIGARDVSGLMLEERHIAEALGLDPEGAELSTVLKSMRTAALAFFHEARQRGAMDLDLADAFRGFVLGVASQQVGREEAMRLFGLDAAVKNRNHHRILRRELDRVLALYEALGSEPDSLVDQLKPESEP is encoded by the coding sequence ATGATGCCCGAAGCGATCCAGTCCCTGTTGGCGACCCTGCAGCAGGCCCGGTACTTCGAGGATGCGGCCGAGGTGGTGCTTCGGGGCATGCTCAAGGTGGTGGAGGAGGTGCTCGCCGCGAGCCCCTACGCGAAGACGGGGCGGCTGCTACGGGGGATGATCTACCTGCGTCCCGATGAGGCCTACCGCGGTCTGGCGGTGGTGGACCTGTCCGGCGGCAAAACGGACAACGCAGGCCCTCTGCATGCGTCCGCGACGGCTTGGCGCTCGCTCCAGGAGCACCGCTGCGCCGTCTCCATCGACATCGCCACGCGCACCATCCAGCCCCATCGCTCGGACGCGGCGCACAAGGTGATGCCGGCGCCCCCCGAGAGCAGCGAGGGCTTCAACAGCCAGGAGAGCCAGCAGCGCTTCCTCGGTCGCGAGGCCACCCACGTCTGCGTCCTGCCACTGCGCAGCTGGGCGGGCCACCTGGACGGAATGGTGTCGCTGGAGGCCAGTTGCCCGGCGTCCATGGGCCGGCCCTTCATCTGGAAGGACTGCGAGGCGCGGCTGCAACTGCTCAGCGACGTCTCCGCTCCGTACCTGACGGGCCTCGCGCCGCGGACGGTGAAGCCCACGGAGGTGGATGAGTTCCTCCCGGTGGTGGGCAGCGCCATGGGGCAGATGCTCCCCATGCTCCGCATGTTCGCCCATGGGGATGAGACGCTGCTGATCTCTGGCCCCACGGGCGCGGGCAAGTCCCGGCTGGCGCGCTGGTGCCACCAGAACTCCCCGCGCAAGCAGAACCCCTTCGAGGTGCTGGACCTGACGACGGTCCCCGAAGAGCTGCAGAACGCCGAGATCTTCGGTTGGAAGAAGGGCGCCTTCACCAACGCCGTGCGCGACACCCTCGGCAGCGTGGCCCGGGCCGAGGGGGGCACGCTCTTCATCGACGAGATCGACAAGCTCTCCAAGAAGGTCCAGGCGTCCCTGCTGTACCTGCTGGAGGAGCGCACCTACCGGCCCTTGGGAGACGACTCGAAGGACCGGCGCGCCAACGTCCGCTTCATCATTGGCACCAACGTCGATCTCCGGAAGGCGGTGGAGCAGGGGCGCTTCCGGGAGGACCTCTACTACCGCATCAACGTGCTGCCCATCAAAGTGCCGCCGCTCGACGAGCGCCAGGACGAGATTCCCCTGTGGGCGGAGTACATGGTGAACCGGTGCTTCCGCGAGCGGATGCCCGGGGGCCAGGCGCGTCTGGCTCCCGAGGCTCAGCGGCGGCTGAGCACCAGCCGTTGGCCGGGCAACCTCCGCCAGCTCGACAACATCGTCCGCCGCTCCATCATGGTGGCGATGACCGAGCAGACGCGGATCGGCGCTCGCGATGTGTCAGGCTTGATGCTGGAGGAGCGCCACATCGCCGAGGCGCTGGGCTTGGACCCGGAAGGGGCGGAGCTGTCCACCGTGCTGAAGTCCATGCGGACAGCGGCGCTGGCCTTCTTCCACGAAGCACGGCAGCGCGGGGCGATGGACTTGGATCTGGCGGATGCGTTCCGGGGCTTCGTGCTCGGGGTGGCCTCCCAGCAGGTGGGCCGGGAGGAGGCCATGCGCCTGTTCGGGCTGGACGCGGCGGTGAAGAACCGCAATCACCACCGCATTCTGCGGCGGGAGCTCGATCGCGTGCTGGCCCTCTACGAAGCCCTGGGCAGCGAGCCGGATTCACTCGTGGACCAGCTGAAACCAGAGTCCGAACCATAA
- a CDS encoding lytic transglycosylase domain-containing protein, with the protein MARKRIRAGGLLPGWVWLGLCVLVPLVLLNLAVGYFGNSAVSPLSLSFLEEKLHALGVYARHRPVCLLSGHEPMEPLISEAERRHHIPPGLLQALVQVESEKRSHRISPAGAMGPGQLMPGTARMLGVEDPFDPRDALDGSARYLSEQLERFDDVRLAVAAYNAGPGAVDRVVPRNGETEFYVVKVMAAYTRLRPPPPPKPPPAPKRRPPASASVSKPRLEPQARR; encoded by the coding sequence GTGGCGCGCAAGCGGATCAGGGCGGGAGGGCTTCTCCCAGGCTGGGTGTGGCTGGGGCTGTGCGTCCTGGTGCCGCTGGTGCTGCTCAACCTGGCCGTGGGCTACTTCGGCAACAGCGCCGTGTCCCCGCTCTCCCTGTCCTTCCTGGAGGAGAAGCTGCACGCGCTGGGCGTCTACGCGCGGCACCGCCCGGTGTGTCTGCTGAGCGGCCACGAGCCGATGGAGCCGCTCATCTCCGAAGCCGAGCGCCGCCACCACATTCCTCCGGGGCTGCTCCAGGCGCTGGTGCAGGTGGAGTCCGAGAAGCGCTCGCACCGCATCTCTCCCGCCGGAGCCATGGGGCCGGGGCAGCTCATGCCCGGCACGGCGCGGATGCTGGGCGTGGAGGATCCGTTTGATCCGCGCGATGCGCTCGACGGCAGCGCGCGCTATCTGTCCGAGCAGTTGGAGCGGTTCGACGATGTGCGGCTCGCGGTGGCTGCCTACAACGCGGGCCCTGGCGCGGTGGACCGAGTGGTGCCGCGCAATGGCGAGACGGAGTTCTACGTGGTGAAGGTGATGGCCGCGTACACGCGGCTGCGGCCGCCTCCGCCCCCCAAGCCTCCGCCTGCGCCGAAGCGTCGGCCTCCGGCCTCCGCCTCGGTGTCCAAGCCCCGGCTGGAGCCGCAGGCCCGGCGATAA
- the xdhC gene encoding xanthine dehydrogenase accessory protein XdhC, whose product MDLYAELGALAAEGRPFVLATVIESAGSTPQKPGSKMVVLGDGSLRGTVGGGAIEHQIIQAALALLEAPEQTRIIETHLTHELGMCCGGRMKVFLEKHGAPVRLTVFGAGHVAKELAALASKVGFRVTVVDARPEWASAERFPGCEVLVKDPADHARAVAGGPQEYFCVTTHDHPLDQAVVEALLNKPSAYLGVIGSRRKAERFRMRLEAGGAEQAALDRIHSPMGLPIGALTPEEIAVSIIAELVQVRRAGQPRR is encoded by the coding sequence ATGGACCTGTACGCCGAGCTCGGAGCCCTGGCCGCGGAAGGCCGCCCCTTCGTCCTCGCCACCGTCATCGAGAGCGCCGGCAGCACGCCGCAGAAGCCGGGCTCGAAGATGGTCGTGCTCGGGGACGGCTCCCTGCGGGGTACGGTGGGAGGCGGCGCCATCGAGCACCAGATCATCCAGGCTGCGCTCGCGCTGCTCGAGGCCCCGGAGCAGACACGCATCATTGAGACGCACCTGACCCACGAGCTGGGGATGTGCTGCGGCGGCCGGATGAAGGTGTTCCTGGAGAAGCACGGAGCCCCGGTGCGGCTCACCGTGTTCGGCGCCGGGCACGTGGCCAAGGAGCTGGCCGCGCTGGCCTCCAAGGTGGGCTTCCGCGTCACCGTGGTGGACGCCCGCCCCGAGTGGGCCAGCGCCGAGCGCTTCCCGGGCTGTGAGGTGCTCGTGAAGGATCCCGCGGACCACGCGCGCGCAGTGGCGGGTGGCCCCCAGGAGTACTTCTGCGTCACCACGCACGACCACCCGCTGGATCAGGCCGTGGTGGAGGCACTGCTGAACAAGCCCTCGGCCTACCTGGGCGTCATTGGCAGCCGCCGCAAGGCCGAGCGCTTCCGCATGCGGCTCGAGGCGGGAGGCGCGGAGCAGGCGGCGCTCGATCGCATCCACTCGCCCATGGGCCTGCCCATCGGCGCGCTGACGCCCGAGGAGATCGCCGTCTCCATCATTGCCGAGCTCGTCCAGGTCCGCCGCGCCGGCCAGCCGCGCAGATAG
- a CDS encoding sterol desaturase family protein yields MIGIPLGLLYSNWGEWFLHKYVLHGLGKNPKSFWAFHWHEHHQKSRRNEMVDTQYTAPIWNWSPQSKELLGLAAIVVGHLPLFPVAPFFTATVWFCTARYYHIHRKAHLDPNWAKEHLPWHYDHHMGKDQNSNWCVTHPLFDLLLGTRKEFVGVQPRAPEVQGEPVPLREARSEHDRPSAPAA; encoded by the coding sequence ATGATCGGAATCCCACTGGGCCTGCTCTACAGCAATTGGGGGGAGTGGTTCCTGCACAAGTACGTGCTGCACGGCCTGGGGAAAAACCCCAAGAGTTTCTGGGCTTTCCACTGGCACGAGCACCACCAGAAGTCCCGTCGGAACGAGATGGTGGACACCCAGTACACCGCTCCCATCTGGAACTGGTCGCCCCAGTCCAAGGAACTGCTGGGGCTGGCGGCCATCGTGGTGGGGCACCTGCCACTGTTCCCCGTGGCGCCGTTCTTCACGGCCACGGTCTGGTTCTGCACAGCGCGGTACTACCACATCCACCGGAAGGCTCACTTGGACCCGAACTGGGCCAAGGAACACCTGCCCTGGCACTACGATCACCACATGGGGAAGGACCAGAACTCCAACTGGTGCGTGACCCACCCCTTGTTTGATCTCTTGCTGGGCACTCGGAAGGAGTTCGTGGGCGTGCAGCCCCGAGCCCCCGAGGTGCAGGGCGAGCCGGTGCCTCTCCGGGAGGCCAGGTCCGAGCACGACCGCCCGTCGGCACCGGCAGCCTGA
- a CDS encoding CBS domain-containing protein: MTDVIETFMTRSVHTIGTKAPLTEAHRLMNEHGIRHLPVLEGGRLVGMLSQRDLHLIETLKDVVPEEVFVEEAMSQDAYTVPPEAPLAEVAREMAKHKYGSAVILRGSEVLGIFTTTDALRALDTVLSAPASAPVSTLKKAVARKAASKSKSVKGGGQAAKRSRR, from the coding sequence ATGACTGACGTTATCGAGACCTTCATGACGCGCTCCGTCCACACCATCGGGACGAAGGCGCCGCTCACCGAAGCCCACCGCTTGATGAACGAGCACGGCATCCGTCACCTCCCGGTGCTCGAGGGAGGCCGGCTCGTGGGCATGTTGTCTCAGAGGGATCTGCACCTCATCGAGACGCTGAAGGACGTGGTCCCCGAGGAGGTGTTCGTCGAGGAGGCCATGTCTCAGGACGCGTACACCGTGCCGCCGGAGGCCCCTCTGGCCGAGGTGGCTCGGGAGATGGCGAAGCACAAGTACGGCTCGGCCGTCATCCTCCGCGGCTCCGAGGTGCTGGGCATCTTCACCACCACGGATGCCCTCCGCGCGCTGGACACGGTGCTGAGCGCTCCAGCCTCTGCACCGGTCTCGACTCTGAAGAAGGCCGTGGCGCGCAAGGCGGCCTCGAAGTCCAAGAGCGTGAAGGGTGGCGGGCAGGCAGCCAAGCGCTCGCGCCGCTAG
- the nagB gene encoding glucosamine-6-phosphate deaminase, whose protein sequence is MNVRVFASEQEVAAACAAHLAGAIRARPELVLGLPTGRSPINVYRELVAVHQRGELDLSRATTFNLDEFLGLPPDDPTSFRAYMERHLFQHVNLAPERIHFFDGSAPDAEAECARYDAAVNAAGGFDVVLLGIGPNGHIAFNEPGDSLRAASHRVLLSRETRQTLAPLVGDDATRVPMAALTLGVAPLLQAKEVHLIAFGANKAAVVTEMVHGPITPRCPASFLQLHKNVHLWLDKVAARGVQHR, encoded by the coding sequence GTGAACGTCCGCGTCTTTGCCTCCGAGCAGGAAGTTGCCGCCGCCTGTGCCGCTCATTTGGCGGGCGCGATTCGGGCTCGGCCCGAGCTGGTGCTCGGGCTGCCCACGGGGCGCTCGCCCATCAACGTGTACCGGGAGCTGGTGGCGGTCCACCAACGAGGCGAGCTGGACCTGTCTCGGGCGACGACGTTCAACCTGGACGAGTTCCTGGGCTTGCCGCCGGACGACCCCACGAGCTTCCGGGCGTACATGGAGCGGCACCTGTTCCAACACGTGAACCTGGCGCCCGAGCGAATCCACTTCTTCGACGGCAGTGCGCCGGACGCGGAGGCGGAGTGCGCGCGCTACGACGCGGCGGTGAACGCGGCGGGAGGGTTCGACGTGGTGCTGCTGGGCATCGGGCCCAATGGGCACATTGCCTTCAACGAGCCGGGGGATTCACTTCGGGCCGCGAGCCACCGGGTGCTGTTGTCGCGCGAGACGCGGCAGACGCTGGCACCGCTGGTGGGGGATGACGCCACGCGGGTGCCGATGGCTGCGCTGACGTTGGGAGTGGCGCCGTTGCTCCAGGCGAAGGAAGTGCATCTGATTGCCTTCGGTGCGAACAAGGCGGCAGTGGTGACGGAGATGGTGCACGGGCCCATCACGCCCCGGTGTCCGGCGTCCTTCCTCCAGTTGCACAAGAACGTGCACCTGTGGCTGGACAAGGTGGCCGCCCGGGGCGTTCAGCACCGCTGA
- a CDS encoding vWA domain-containing protein: protein MKRSGSKSKLLLFTGITAVVLVLAVTLFGGNIRRLFGASASALSGSPDIQTRGESLSQKKMMRSFAEKSEGSIAPDALPPPAASPAPTMATSGPLAARPAPREQAISPSMSAPLGAPMPSEPLPTGNTHAAVRPNPFTLTVEDALSTFAVDVDTASYALFRRYVNEGSLPPRDSVRVEEWVNYFKYRLPTPTKGDFHVDLEGSPSPFTRGRHLLKVGLQGRRLGRSERKSTHLVFLVDVSGSMNRPDRLPLALRSIKLAVDGLNETDTVAITTYSGDVRTVLPPTPASEQQKIFAAVDSLRSGGGTAMGDGLKLAYEQAVKHAGENTVSRVIVLTDGDTNLGRNRNAEAMLESVRGYVQEGVTLSTIGFGMGNYRDDLMERLANKGNGNCYYIDSDKEARRVFQEQLAGLLEVIAKDVKVQVEFDKAAVRGYRLLGYENRDIADRDFRNDKVDAGEIGAGHSVTALYEVELTGEGSKVATVRVRAKRPSGSEAAEQSFSVSREQMGARLADTSADMRFATAVAGTADILRGAPQASDWSLAVAEELAKSATDGFEDREEFVSLLRRVREAKMFRSSSISGGQLSGGVQQTY from the coding sequence ATGAAGCGCTCCGGCAGCAAGTCCAAGCTCCTCCTCTTCACCGGCATCACGGCCGTGGTCCTGGTGCTCGCGGTCACCTTGTTCGGTGGCAACATCCGGCGCCTGTTCGGCGCGAGTGCCTCCGCCTTGTCGGGCTCTCCCGACATTCAGACCCGGGGGGAGAGCCTCTCGCAGAAGAAGATGATGCGGAGCTTCGCGGAGAAATCGGAGGGCTCCATCGCGCCGGACGCGTTGCCGCCCCCTGCCGCCTCCCCGGCTCCAACCATGGCCACCAGCGGCCCTCTCGCAGCGAGGCCTGCGCCGCGAGAGCAGGCCATCTCTCCGAGTATGTCCGCGCCGCTGGGGGCGCCCATGCCCTCGGAGCCGCTGCCCACGGGCAACACGCACGCGGCGGTGCGCCCCAACCCTTTCACGCTGACGGTGGAGGACGCGCTGTCCACGTTCGCGGTGGACGTGGACACGGCCTCGTACGCGCTCTTCCGGCGGTACGTGAACGAGGGCTCGCTGCCGCCGAGGGACTCGGTGCGCGTGGAGGAGTGGGTGAACTACTTCAAGTACCGGCTGCCCACGCCCACGAAGGGGGACTTCCACGTGGACCTGGAGGGCTCGCCCTCTCCCTTCACGCGGGGGCGGCATCTGCTCAAGGTGGGGCTGCAGGGCCGCCGCCTGGGCCGCAGTGAGCGCAAGTCGACGCACCTGGTGTTCCTGGTGGACGTCAGCGGCTCCATGAACCGGCCCGACCGGCTGCCGCTGGCCCTGCGCTCCATCAAGCTGGCGGTAGACGGGCTGAACGAGACGGACACGGTGGCCATCACCACGTACTCGGGAGACGTGCGCACGGTGCTGCCGCCCACCCCGGCCTCCGAGCAACAGAAGATCTTCGCGGCGGTGGACTCGCTGCGCAGCGGGGGCGGTACGGCGATGGGGGATGGGCTGAAGCTGGCCTACGAGCAGGCGGTGAAGCACGCGGGGGAGAACACGGTCTCGCGCGTCATTGTCCTGACGGACGGGGACACGAACCTGGGGCGCAACCGCAACGCGGAGGCGATGCTGGAGAGCGTGCGTGGCTACGTGCAGGAGGGCGTGACGCTGTCCACCATCGGCTTCGGCATGGGCAACTACCGCGACGACTTGATGGAGCGGCTGGCGAACAAGGGCAACGGCAACTGCTACTACATCGACAGCGACAAGGAGGCGCGGCGGGTGTTCCAGGAGCAGCTGGCGGGGTTGCTGGAGGTGATCGCCAAGGATGTGAAGGTGCAGGTGGAGTTCGACAAGGCGGCGGTGCGGGGCTACCGGCTGCTGGGCTACGAGAACCGGGACATCGCGGACCGGGACTTCCGCAATGACAAGGTGGACGCGGGAGAGATTGGCGCGGGCCACTCCGTGACGGCGCTGTACGAGGTGGAGCTGACGGGAGAGGGCTCGAAGGTGGCGACGGTGCGCGTGCGTGCGAAGAGGCCCTCGGGGAGCGAGGCGGCGGAGCAGAGCTTCTCGGTGTCTCGCGAGCAGATGGGCGCGCGGCTGGCGGACACGTCGGCGGACATGCGCTTCGCCACGGCGGTGGCGGGGACGGCGGACATCCTGCGAGGCGCGCCGCAGGCCAGCGACTGGAGCCTGGCGGTGGCGGAAGAGCTCGCGAAGAGCGCGACGGATGGGTTCGAGGATCGCGAGGAGTTCGTCTCGCTGCTGCGCCGGGTGCGCGAGGCGAAGATGTTCCGGAGCAGTTCCATCTCCGGCGGCCAGCTGAGCGGTGGGGTGCAGCAAACCTACTGA
- a CDS encoding phage tail protein has translation MAEANPLVNTPRATELGAQPGARVDLFRSYNFKLIIDGVAEGHFTQLEGLLAKRLNVIHSREGGDSTGVRQQPGALHLGQATLSRGFATSSELWNWFLDSMSGQPRPKNVSIVMLGMDGMTEMLRYNLLACWPCDWEVAAFDAINNQADISRLVLTFESLSRG, from the coding sequence ATGGCTGAGGCGAACCCGCTGGTGAACACACCGCGCGCGACCGAACTGGGCGCCCAGCCTGGCGCACGGGTGGATCTTTTCCGGAGCTACAACTTCAAGCTGATCATCGACGGGGTGGCGGAGGGCCACTTCACCCAGCTCGAAGGGCTGCTGGCCAAGAGGCTGAACGTCATCCACTCTCGCGAGGGCGGCGACAGCACAGGGGTGCGCCAACAGCCGGGGGCCCTCCACCTGGGACAGGCGACGCTGAGCCGCGGCTTCGCCACCTCGTCCGAGCTGTGGAACTGGTTCCTCGACTCCATGAGCGGCCAGCCTCGGCCCAAGAATGTCTCCATCGTCATGCTCGGTATGGATGGGATGACCGAGATGCTTCGCTACAACCTCCTGGCCTGCTGGCCTTGCGACTGGGAGGTGGCTGCGTTCGACGCGATCAACAACCAGGCCGACATCTCGCGGCTCGTCCTGACCTTCGAGTCCCTCAGCCGTGGATGA